In one window of Nicotiana tabacum cultivar K326 chromosome 12, ASM71507v2, whole genome shotgun sequence DNA:
- the LOC107818514 gene encoding uncharacterized protein LOC107818514 has protein sequence MSNKPLNTLRPTETLELESGLSLVPRIKLLLTIYRADKSVSPIDEWKFKRSLIDYIKSSFSITVPEEDLEIRKFKDLNKRKREEPVARGRLFVHDLGFLLRVIGETEDVVERADKKFLEWRRGFVEKLDGIELSLEGTKFKLDVAVPVSDDFGGMRKEWEEIIAFGARGYQRSGRMQPDTIVLKGMPSRWFAETRVSSKPSMLVTHTIFSALGKIRNLHVAEDNSIGDDADEGDIVSGLHCKIVVRFEKHNDFCGALKVLCGRSLQKQGSRLRADYDVTWDKVGFFQDARHQIEERKRMPARGVEERDEVHRHHSRVSQFSSEEGRRKRFKE, from the exons ATGAGCAATAAACCGTTGAACACTCTCCGGCCAACCGAAACCCTAGAACTGGAAAGCGGACTCTCTTTAGTCCCACGCATTAAGCTTCTCTTAACAATCTACCGCGCCGACAAGTCTGTTTCTCCGATCGACGAATGGAAGTTCAAGCGATCACTGATCGATTACATAAAATCCTCATTCTCCATCACTGTTCCTGAAGAAGACCTTGAAATCAGGAAATTTAAAGACCTCAACAAGCGCAAGCGTGAGGAACCAGTGGCTCGTGGCCGCCTTTTTGTTCATGACTTAGGGTTTCTGTTGAGGGTGATTGGTGAAACTGAGGATGTTGTGGAGAGAGCTGATAAAAAGTTTCTGGAATGGAGGAGAGGGTTTGTGGAAAAGTTGGATGGAATTGAGTTGAGTTTGGAAGGTACTAAGTTTAAACTGGATGTAGCTGTGCCGGTGTCTGATGATTTTGGAGGAATGCGGAAGGAGTGGGAAGAGATTATTGCTTTTGGTGCTCGTG GATATCAGAGGAGTGGAAGGATGCAGCCAGATACAATCGTGTTGAAAGGtatgccatcacgatggttcgcAGAGACGAGGGTCTCATCCAAGCCCTCAATGCTGGTTACTCACACAATATTTTCTGCACTTGGAAAGATAAG GAATCTTCATGTTGCTGAGGATAATAGTATAGGTGACGATGCAGATGAAGGAGACATTGTTTCTGGTCTTCATTGTAAGATTGTAGTGCGGTTTGAGAAGCACAATGACTTCTGTGGCGCCTTGAAGGTTTTGTGTGGTCGCTCATTGCAAAAG CAAGGATCACGACTCAGGGCTGATTATGACGTGACTTGGGATAAGGTTGGATTCTTCCAAGATGCTAGACAtcaaatagaagaaagaaagagaatgCCAGCAAGAGGAGTGGAAGAAAGAGATGAAGTTCATAGACATCACTCGCGAGTCTCTCAATTTAGTTCTGAGGAAGGACGGCGAAAGAGATTCAAG GAATAG
- the LOC107818520 gene encoding protein NPGR1 — protein sequence MLCACSGEQFKFDEPPPQSPESLATRDFSASGLSSRTGTVDWDSKLEDAQVDEVESTLKEALSLNYEEARALLGRLEYQRGNFDAALHVFQGIDIRTLSSRMSKAIAERTRPLKPRSKCDIVPAGVMSLHSVSLLLEAILLKAKSLEELSRIKDAAKECKMILDVVDSALPNGIPEGISEDCKLLEMFHKALELLPKLWIQAGYLDEAVLAYRRALVKPWNLDSQRLACIQKDLAATLLFGGVEVEVPAQFQVCGSTAPKNNLEEAILLLFVLMSKMLNGQIEWDSEIMNHLTFALTISGHSESLADHIEQVLPGIYTRAERWYLLALCYSAAGQNDTALNLVKKISGCSEANQEPHIPSLLLGAKLCSQDLQQAHEGINFARAVINLAKNQNEHFLVQAHKLLGVCYGNAARISISDFERNFCQREALAALNSTFATCKEDPEILFSLGLENAIQRNLTPAFNNVMRYSEMVAGSTTRAWKLLALVVSAEQRFKDAEAIVDLAFDETGKVDQMEYLRLKAVLQIAQQQPKQAIETYRILLALIQAQKESTTDDEVTAQRRLEVEAWLDLSSLYTDLESWRDAEICINKAKAIQFYCPRNWHATGALFQAKARDKEALVALSVSLSIEPDYIPSIVSTAQVLMKMGNDTVPIARSFLMNALRLEPTNHDAWFNLGMLAKMEGSLQQAADFFQAAHELKISAPVQSFV from the exons ATGTTGTGTGCTTGTTCAGGAGAGCAATTCAAATTTGATGAGCCACCACCACAGTCTCCAGAGTCATTGGCCACTAGGGATTTCTCAGCCAGTGGCCTTTCTTCAAGAACTGGAACAGTAGATTGGGATTCAAAACTTGAAGATGCTCAAGTTGATGAAGTTGAATCAACTTTAAAAGAGGCACTTTCCTTGAATTATGAG GAAGCAAGAGCATTGCTGGGGAGGCTAGAATACCAAAGAGGGAATTTTGATGCTGCTCTTCATGTGTTTCAGGGAATAGATATTAGAACCCTGTCCTCGAGAATGTCTAAGGCCATTGCTGAGAGAACGAGGCCTTTAAAACCGCGCTCCAAATGTGATATTGTGCCTGCTGGTGTGATGTCACTGCATTCAGTGAGTCTACTTCTTGAAGCAATTTTACTGAAAGCTAAATCTTTAGAGGAGCTCAGCCGAATCAAAG ATGCTGCTAAGGAGTGCAAAATGATATTGGATGTTGTCGATTCAGCATTGCCGAATGGAATACCAGAGGGGATTTCGGAAGACTGTAAGTTGCTGGAGATGTTTCATAAAGCGCTTGAGTTACTTCCAAAGTTATGGATACAAGCAGGGTATTTGGATGAAGCTGTGCTTGCATATCGAAGGGCTCTAGTCAAGCCATGGAATTTGGATTCCCAAAGATTGGCCTGTATACAAAAGGACTTAGCTGCCACTTTACTCTTTGGAGGGGTTGAAGTTGAGGTTCCTGCTCAATTTCAAGTGTGTGGTTCGACCGCCCCAAAAAATAACTTGGAGGAAGCAATTCTCTTGTTGTTTGTACTCATGAGCAAAATGCTAAATGGTCAAATAGAATGGGATTCTGAAATTATGAACCATTTGACTTTCGCGCTGACAATTTCTGGCCACTCTGAGTCTCTTGCAGATCATATTGAGCAGGTTTTACCAGGAATCTATACCCGAGCTGAGAGATGGTATCTTCTTGCGCTTTGTTACAGTGCTGCAGGTCAGAATGATACAGCGTTGAATCTTGTCAAGAAAATTTCTGGATGTTCAGAAGCCAACCAAGAACCTCATATTCCGTCTCTCTTGTTGGGAGCAAAGCTGTGTTCTCAGGATCTGCAGCAAGCCCATGAGGGGATAAATTTTGCTCGTGCAGTAATTAATTTGGCGAAAAATCAAAACGAACATTTCCTAGTTCAGGCTCATAAACTTCTTGGGGTCTGCTATGGAAATGCTGCAAGAATATCCAtttcagattttgaaagaaatttcTGCCAAAGAGAAGCATTAGCAGCCTTAAACTCTACTTTTGCAACTTGCAAGGAGGATCCAGAAATTTTATTTAGTCTTGGATTGGAAAATGCCATCCAAAGAAATTTGACTCCCGCTTTTAATAATGTAATGCGGTACTCAGAAATGGTGGCTGGAAGCACGACCAGAGCTTGGAAATTGTTGGCTTTAGTTGTTTCTGCAGAACAAAGATTCAAAGATGCGGAAGCCATAGTTGATCTTGCTTTCGATGAGACTGGAAAGGTTGACCAGATGGAATATCTCAGACTAAAAGCTGTCCTGCAAATAGCTCAACAACAGCCCAAGCAAGCCATAGAGACGTACAGGATTCTGTTGGCTTTGATTCAAGCACAAAAGGAGTCCACGACAGATGATGAG GTAACAGCTCAAAGAAGATTGGAAGTTGAAGCATGGCTTGATTTATCAAGTTTATACACAGATCTAGAGTCATGGCGTGATGCCGAAATATGTATAAACAAAGCCAAAGCAATTCAATTTTACTGCCCTCGGAATTGGCATGCAACAG GTGCACTATTTCAAGCCAAAGCAAGAGATAAGGAAGCACTTGTTGCACTCTCAGTGTCTCTGTCGATAGAACCAGATTATATCCCCAGTATCGTTTCTACCGCTCAAGTGCTTATGAAGATGGGTAACGACACAGTCCCTATTGCGAGAAGCTTTTTAATGAATGCTCTGCGATTAGAACCCACAAATCATGATGCGTGGTTTAACCTTGGAATGCTAGCAAAGATGGAAGGCTCACTACAGCAAGCGGCAGATTTTTTCCAAGCTGCACATGAGTTGAAGATTTCTGCTCCAGTTCAAAGTTTTGTCTGA